From a region of the uncultured Desulfatiglans sp. genome:
- a CDS encoding putative cytoplasmic protein (Evidence 3 : Putative function from multiple computational evidences), with protein MVKIIGDFLDRLEVGRNQTYKNLALYPLLSPYSAGLEYLLLDEALSESLIEVVEVSEGGSVPELKVINKSDMLVLILDGEELVGAKQNRIVNTTILVGPNSTLVIPVSCVEHGRWSYNAPGFHTQNRMMSSNLRATKAEQVSYSIRSIGEYRSDQGAIWDGIAEKAARRDAHSPSGAMAAIYEKDRSSIDEYIKEFRLIDSQVGAVFMINGKVAGMDAFGKPDTFSKVFKKLLESYALDAIDWYHPDEASKAVKSEVTKFRKAATSASTKAHPGVGLGTDYRLESSHVTGFTLALEDQILHLSVFTRGNGNSGERNRSRMERFTQRRRNRTY; from the coding sequence ATGGTCAAAATCATTGGAGATTTTCTTGATCGACTCGAGGTCGGCCGAAATCAGACCTACAAAAATCTGGCGCTTTACCCGCTCCTCTCCCCTTACAGCGCGGGCTTGGAATACCTCTTGCTGGATGAGGCATTGAGCGAAAGCCTGATCGAGGTGGTCGAAGTGAGCGAGGGGGGGTCGGTCCCCGAACTGAAGGTCATAAACAAATCCGACATGCTGGTCCTCATTCTGGACGGGGAAGAACTGGTCGGCGCCAAACAAAACCGGATCGTCAACACCACCATCCTGGTGGGTCCCAACAGCACCCTGGTGATCCCGGTGAGTTGCGTGGAGCATGGGAGATGGTCCTATAACGCACCGGGGTTTCACACCCAGAACCGGATGATGTCGTCCAATCTCCGGGCCACGAAGGCTGAGCAGGTGTCCTATTCAATCCGGTCCATCGGCGAATACCGGTCAGACCAGGGAGCTATCTGGGACGGCATCGCAGAAAAGGCGGCAAGAAGGGATGCCCATTCACCCTCCGGCGCCATGGCCGCGATCTACGAGAAGGATAGATCCTCTATCGATGAATATATCAAAGAGTTCCGGTTGATCGACTCACAGGTGGGAGCCGTTTTCATGATCAACGGAAAGGTTGCCGGAATGGATGCCTTTGGGAAGCCCGACACCTTTTCAAAGGTCTTCAAAAAGCTTCTGGAAAGCTATGCACTGGATGCCATCGATTGGTACCATCCTGATGAAGCGTCCAAGGCCGTCAAGAGCGAGGTGACCAAGTTCAGAAAAGCAGCCACCTCTGCCTCCACCAAAGCCCATCCCGGCGTTGGTCTGGGCACTGACTACAGGCTTGAATCCTCTCACGTGACGGGGTTCACCCTGGCTTTGGAGGATCAGATCCTCCATCTGTCAGTTTTTACAAGGGGAAATGGGAACAGCGGGGAAAGGAATAGGTCCAGGATGGAGCGGTTTACACAGAGGCGAAGAAATCGTACGTATTAA
- a CDS encoding conserved exported hypothetical protein (Evidence 4 : Unknown function but conserved in other organisms), with protein MMKRKTGLLTALVLALLCCHESRAEEVPAFDLSEIEREVEKEPYAIHGFLQAQPTLSCLDRDSSLYRLRYFREDPGATVEESDVGARLEGALHYGNLSAFARVDSFLAHDYNGWDGDMTLM; from the coding sequence ATGATGAAGCGGAAGACCGGTCTCCTGACGGCGCTGGTGCTCGCCCTTCTGTGCTGCCACGAATCAAGGGCGGAGGAAGTCCCTGCCTTCGATCTTTCCGAGATCGAAAGGGAGGTCGAAAAAGAGCCCTATGCGATTCACGGGTTCCTTCAGGCGCAGCCAACCCTGTCCTGCCTCGACCGGGATTCATCGCTTTACAGGCTTCGGTATTTCAGAGAAGACCCGGGGGCGACGGTGGAGGAGTCGGACGTGGGCGCCCGGCTGGAGGGTGCGCTGCACTACGGGAACCTGAGCGCCTTTGCCCGCGTGGACAGCTTTCTCGCCCATGATTACAACGGTTGGGACGGGGATATGACCCTGATGTAG
- a CDS encoding conserved hypothetical protein (Evidence 4 : Unknown function but conserved in other organisms) — MCADIGRNDPCPCGSGKKHKKCCLGKVDDGPLSIEYARLSRIHDRVFEQLTSHSEQFFGREATMAAVSDFLLLNDKNEDDDETAFTEKVQRNIQVFAPWVVFNWVYTPRTSEWDLDCPKDCTIAEHYLEGKRPPENSEEVQFIRGVNRKPYSFFEVLEVEPGRSVTLRDILTGSEETVQEHGASKALRPSDIVFARVVRFGQVAMFVGTSSVIIPPGRKPLIIELRKRMGKKSRKIDDRVLSEWEFDIIDLYRSIDESLHAAPVLINTDGDPLEFHEIVFDLQGSPEEAFSKLATLSATETPEEVRESATTDAKGRIVSVMIPWTRKGHKKSTALENTVLGKVQIDRKRITVSVNSAGRAKQIRAEIEKRMGKAVRLRLDAVEDIDSALEKNQAAFHPPPSAQANLQNIPEIQEFLKEMTLKHWESWVDEKIPALGGRTPRQMVKTRDGREAVEALLAEAERMATPDEFMRTVNLLGVSHARKTLGLQK, encoded by the coding sequence ATGTGCGCCGATATTGGAAGGAATGACCCATGCCCTTGCGGCAGCGGGAAAAAGCACAAGAAATGCTGCCTCGGCAAAGTAGACGATGGCCCTCTTTCGATTGAATATGCGCGCCTGTCGCGTATTCATGACCGGGTTTTCGAGCAGCTCACGAGCCACTCGGAGCAGTTTTTCGGGCGGGAAGCCACGATGGCCGCCGTCAGCGACTTTCTCCTCCTGAACGACAAGAACGAGGATGATGACGAAACGGCCTTCACGGAAAAAGTTCAACGCAATATCCAGGTGTTTGCCCCGTGGGTAGTCTTCAACTGGGTCTACACTCCTCGAACATCGGAGTGGGATCTGGACTGCCCGAAGGATTGCACGATCGCCGAGCACTATCTGGAGGGAAAGCGCCCGCCTGAGAACTCCGAAGAGGTCCAGTTCATTCGGGGGGTGAATCGCAAGCCCTACAGCTTCTTCGAGGTGTTGGAGGTCGAGCCCGGCCGCTCGGTGACACTGCGTGACATCCTGACCGGCTCTGAGGAGACGGTGCAAGAACACGGCGCATCCAAAGCCCTGCGGCCGTCTGACATCGTGTTTGCAAGGGTCGTGCGTTTCGGACAGGTAGCGATGTTCGTCGGAACCAGCAGCGTGATCATTCCCCCCGGTCGCAAGCCGCTTATCATCGAGCTGCGAAAACGCATGGGGAAGAAATCCAGGAAGATCGACGATCGCGTACTTTCAGAGTGGGAATTCGATATCATCGATCTTTATCGTTCGATCGATGAATCGCTCCATGCCGCCCCTGTGCTCATCAATACGGACGGGGATCCCCTGGAATTCCACGAAATCGTTTTCGACTTGCAGGGGTCGCCCGAAGAGGCCTTTTCGAAGCTTGCCACGTTGTCCGCAACCGAAACGCCGGAGGAAGTCCGGGAATCCGCTACAACCGATGCAAAAGGGCGGATCGTCTCCGTTATGATCCCCTGGACGCGCAAAGGACACAAGAAAAGTACAGCCCTCGAAAACACCGTTCTGGGCAAAGTCCAAATCGATCGAAAACGCATCACGGTCAGTGTAAACTCCGCAGGCAGAGCGAAACAAATTCGTGCTGAGATCGAAAAACGAATGGGAAAAGCGGTGCGGTTGCGGTTAGACGCCGTAGAAGACATCGATTCCGCCCTCGAGAAAAACCAGGCGGCATTTCATCCCCCGCCATCAGCTCAGGCCAATCTGCAAAACATTCCTGAAATCCAGGAATTCCTGAAGGAAATGACCTTGAAACACTGGGAGTCGTGGGTGGATGAGAAGATACCGGCCCTTGGCGGGCGGACGCCCCGTCAGATGGTCAAGACCCGGGACGGGCGGGAGGCGGTCGAGGCGCTGCTCGCTGAGGCAGAGCGCATGGCAACCCCTGACGAGTTCATGCGAACCGTCAATCTCCTGGGAGTGTCGCATGCAAGAAAGACTCTCGGCCTGCAGAAATGA
- a CDS encoding hypothetical protein (Evidence 5 : Unknown function) yields the protein MVGVRTRLAKPCGVQARRGQAGCGLLYPSPKDAIRSSEGDLLADRDGSGQNTPGDAQTKSIMPSYEAFKTPTQGVSAG from the coding sequence TTGGTCGGGGTCCGGACTCGCCTAGCAAAGCCTTGCGGAGTTCAGGCGAGGCGTGGCCAAGCCGGCTGCGGCTTACTGTACCCCAGCCCAAAGGATGCCATCCGCAGCAGCGAGGGTGATTTGCTGGCCGACCGTGACGGGAGTGGGCAGAACACCCCCGGGGATGCTCAAACCAAGTCCATCATGCCAAGTTACGAGGCGTTCAAGACGCCAACTCAAGGAGTCTCCGCTGGATGA
- a CDS encoding conserved hypothetical protein (Evidence 4 : Unknown function but conserved in other organisms), whose protein sequence is MMKNNITGIKKLDSKTIVGELMKRHPSVVAVFIKRKLGCVGCPTEAFHTIEDVVHANGLTLEPFLSELEQAITDEKGR, encoded by the coding sequence ATGATGAAAAACAATATAACAGGAATCAAAAAGCTGGACTCAAAGACAATCGTCGGCGAATTGATGAAGCGTCATCCATCGGTCGTTGCAGTCTTTATTAAGCGCAAGCTGGGGTGTGTGGGCTGTCCTACCGAAGCCTTTCACACGATAGAGGATGTTGTCCACGCGAACGGCCTGACGCTCGAACCGTTCCTTAGCGAATTGGAGCAGGCCATTACCGATGAAAAAGGTCGTTGA
- a CDS encoding conserved exported hypothetical protein (Evidence 4 : Unknown function but conserved in other organisms) — protein sequence MIRIILLILVSAWSVPAHALDGNEILAKVDDRLAPDSYEMYRKLVNVEPDGKQKEFILFTIKKGRDKMAALFISPASENGRSTLRLGENMWLYVPNVGKPLRITSLQSVVGGVFNNSDIMQLDYTEEYTVTEVKEEAAEYLLHLKAKTRTVAYDQLRMWVDKEKLLPSRIECLTEASMLIKTLYFKDIKDFGKGVVRPAVMETDSPLYKGYRSYMIYAKIEARDIPDEAFTLNFMSRLESLR from the coding sequence ATGATCCGGATCATCTTGCTCATCCTTGTTTCAGCATGGAGTGTCCCGGCGCATGCCCTGGATGGAAACGAGATCCTGGCTAAGGTGGACGATCGCCTGGCCCCCGATTCCTATGAGATGTACCGTAAGCTCGTCAATGTCGAGCCGGATGGAAAGCAGAAAGAGTTCATCCTCTTCACGATCAAAAAGGGAAGGGACAAGATGGCGGCCCTTTTCATCTCCCCTGCCAGCGAAAATGGCCGCTCTACCCTGAGATTGGGGGAGAACATGTGGCTCTACGTCCCCAATGTGGGCAAGCCGCTCCGCATCACGAGCCTTCAATCGGTCGTAGGCGGCGTGTTCAACAACTCGGATATCATGCAACTGGATTATACGGAGGAGTATACCGTAACCGAAGTCAAGGAGGAGGCGGCGGAATACCTCCTCCACCTGAAGGCGAAAACGCGCACGGTAGCCTATGACCAGCTGCGGATGTGGGTCGACAAGGAGAAACTCCTCCCCAGCCGGATCGAATGCCTCACCGAGGCCTCGATGCTGATCAAGACGCTGTACTTCAAAGACATCAAGGATTTCGGAAAGGGAGTCGTCCGGCCGGCCGTCATGGAGACGGACAGCCCGCTTTACAAGGGATACCGTTCCTACATGATCTACGCCAAGATCGAGGCGCGGGATATCCCGGACGAGGCCTTTACCCTCAACTTCATGTCGAGACTCGAGAGCCTTCGATGA
- a CDS encoding conserved membrane hypothetical protein (Evidence 4 : Unknown function but conserved in other organisms) — translation MMNLWRIAGRNLLRYKRRTLLTLSLIVFGVLFVAVFEAVTGSFKGMMXGQITDSFLGHLQIHRKGYLAAIETLPLTMNLKPQAVRKVEAMLKERPEIEAWSPRIKFGGMFSNFLETTHIRINGVDPERESRTVPLFLSRIMEGEKTLKKGEILVPELLAKGMKVKVGDAVVVIATNRDGSVNGKQLVVGGILESATGPGGRDGYLHMDDAIEILRMEEREISEIAVRLKDFGLLHKVHEHLSAQLGEESNPQGQPVFDVDTWEELSPFYNIASMIDIMTLFIKLMLIAIVLISIMNVMIMAVYERVREIGTMSAIGTLPRKILAMFVLEGFSMGVAGAAVGSVLSAAAIYGIDLARISFDFSRQTGLILRPDIDLASLLTISGIVVAVSILASLQPALKASRMDPIEALGHV, via the coding sequence ATGATGAATCTGTGGCGGATCGCTGGCAGGAACCTCCTCCGGTATAAAAGAAGGACCCTCCTCACCTTGAGCCTGATCGTGTTCGGCGTCCTGTTCGTAGCCGTTTTCGAGGCGGTGACGGGGTCCTTCAAGGGCATGATGNTCGGCCAGATCACGGATTCCTTTCTCGGNCACCTGCAGATCCACCGGAAGGGCTACCTGGCGGCCATAGAAACCCTTCCTCTCACCATGAACCTGAAGCCACAGGCCGTCCGGAAGGTGGAAGCCATGCTGAAAGAGAGGCCGGAGATCGAGGCGTGGTCTCCGCGGATCAAATTCGGCGGCATGTTCAGCAATTTCCTGGAGACCACCCATATCCGCATCAACGGCGTCGATCCGGAGCGGGAGTCCCGAACGGTGCCCCTTTTTCTGTCCCGGATCATGGAGGGGGAGAAAACCCTAAAGAAAGGCGAAATCCTGGTCCCCGAACTCCTCGCAAAAGGCATGAAGGTAAAGGTCGGTGATGCCGTGGTGGTGATCGCTACGAACCGGGATGGATCGGTCAACGGGAAACAGCTGGTGGTGGGCGGCATTCTCGAAAGCGCGACCGGACCCGGGGGACGCGATGGCTACCTTCACATGGACGATGCCATCGAGATCCTGAGGATGGAGGAGCGCGAGATCAGCGAAATCGCCGTCCGGCTCAAGGATTTCGGCCTGTTGCACAAGGTGCACGAACACCTCTCCGCGCAGCTCGGGGAGGAAAGCAATCCGCAGGGGCAGCCCGTCTTCGATGTCGATACCTGGGAGGAGCTCTCCCCCTTCTACAATATCGCGAGCATGATCGACATCATGACCCTTTTCATCAAGCTGATGCTGATCGCCATTGTCCTCATCAGCATCATGAATGTCATGATCATGGCGGTCTACGAGCGCGTCCGCGAGATCGGAACCATGTCCGCGATCGGCACGCTTCCCAGGAAGATCCTTGCCATGTTCGTCCTGGAAGGATTCTCCATGGGTGTCGCGGGCGCAGCCGTCGGCAGCGTCTTGAGCGCCGCGGCGATTTACGGGATCGATCTTGCGCGGATCTCCTTCGACTTCTCGAGGCAGACCGGCCTGATCCTCAGGCCGGACATCGACCTAGCGTCCCTACTGACCATCTCCGGTATCGTGGTCGCCGTTTCCATTCTCGCGAGCCTGCAGCCGGCCCTAAAAGCCTCTCGAATGGATCCGATCGAGGCCCTGGGGCATGTCTGA
- a CDS encoding hypothetical protein (Evidence 5 : Unknown function): MAPNLKVEVLEPVLCKGIASQKDFEALARLAGAIAQKHTENGYE, from the coding sequence ATGGCCCCTAACCTGAAGGTGGAGGTGCTGGAACCGGTTCTGTGCAAAGGGATCGCCTCACAGAAAGATTTTGAGGCCCTGGCCCGGCTGGCCGGCGCTATTGCCCAAAAACACACGGAAAACGGTTACGAATAG
- the hcp gene encoding Hydroxylamine reductase, whose product MFCFQCQETAKNQGCTIKGVCGKPEETADLQDLLIYVCKGISLYGEKLKETGTVDRKAARFICEALFSTITNVAWDDDVIISRIKEALKVRDAVKGQIGSAMPAGFPDCALWSSDQRQEILDKAMSDVVRITAAQNEDVRSLRELLIIGCKGIAAYADHAAILGYEKDDIYGFLMEALASTTKDLSVEEMIGMVMKAGETAVNTMALLDEANTGTYGHPEITEVNIGVGKNPGILISGHDLRDMEELLKQTEGTGVDVYTHGEMLPANYYPAFKKYSHFVGNYGGSWWHQNKEFESFNGAIVLTTNCLIPIRNDNTYLDRLFTTGVVNYPGARHIAAGSEGGAKDFSPVVERAKKCAPPQEIESGKIVGGFAHNQVLALADKVIDAVKSGAIKRFVVMAGCDGRQKSRSYYTEVAQNLPKDTVILTAGCAKYRYNKLNLGDIGGIPRILDAGQCNDSYSLAVIALKLKEAFGLNDINDLPVSYDIAWYEQKAVAVLLALLYLGVHGIRLGPTLPAFLSPNVVKVLVEKFDIKPIGTVEQDIAAMMAGK is encoded by the coding sequence ATGTTTTGTTTTCAATGCCAGGAGACAGCCAAGAACCAGGGATGCACCATCAAAGGGGTTTGCGGAAAGCCGGAGGAGACCGCGGATTTGCAGGATCTTCTCATTTATGTGTGCAAAGGGATCTCGCTCTATGGCGAGAAGCTGAAGGAAACGGGTACGGTCGACAGGAAAGCAGCCCGTTTTATCTGCGAGGCGCTTTTTTCCACCATTACCAATGTGGCATGGGATGATGATGTGATCATCTCCCGTATCAAGGAGGCTCTGAAGGTCCGGGACGCAGTGAAAGGACAGATCGGGTCCGCCATGCCCGCTGGGTTTCCGGATTGCGCCCTCTGGTCATCGGACCAGAGACAGGAGATCCTGGACAAGGCCATGTCCGATGTGGTCCGGATTACGGCCGCCCAGAATGAGGATGTGCGGTCCCTGAGGGAACTGCTCATCATCGGCTGCAAGGGGATCGCTGCCTATGCGGATCATGCAGCCATCCTCGGGTATGAAAAGGACGATATCTATGGGTTTCTGATGGAGGCCCTGGCGTCCACCACCAAGGATCTTTCCGTGGAAGAGATGATCGGCATGGTTATGAAGGCGGGAGAGACGGCGGTCAATACCATGGCCCTGCTGGACGAAGCCAACACCGGCACCTACGGCCACCCCGAGATCACGGAGGTGAACATCGGCGTCGGCAAAAACCCTGGAATCCTCATCTCCGGCCATGATTTGAGGGACATGGAAGAACTGCTCAAGCAGACGGAGGGAACGGGTGTGGATGTATACACCCACGGAGAGATGCTTCCGGCGAACTACTATCCTGCATTCAAAAAATACAGTCATTTCGTAGGAAACTACGGCGGGTCATGGTGGCACCAGAATAAAGAGTTCGAGTCCTTCAACGGGGCTATCGTCTTGACCACCAACTGCCTGATCCCCATCAGGAATGACAACACCTACCTGGACAGGCTCTTTACCACCGGCGTCGTCAATTATCCCGGGGCCAGACACATCGCGGCCGGGTCGGAGGGCGGAGCAAAGGATTTTTCCCCGGTTGTGGAACGGGCCAAGAAATGCGCCCCGCCGCAAGAGATCGAATCAGGCAAGATCGTGGGCGGCTTCGCCCATAACCAGGTTCTGGCTTTGGCCGACAAGGTGATTGACGCCGTGAAATCGGGCGCTATCAAGCGATTTGTGGTGATGGCAGGGTGCGACGGACGGCAGAAGTCCCGTAGTTACTATACAGAAGTAGCCCAGAATCTGCCGAAGGACACCGTGATCCTCACCGCCGGATGCGCAAAGTACCGTTACAATAAGCTGAACTTGGGCGACATCGGCGGCATCCCCCGCATTCTGGACGCAGGTCAGTGCAATGATTCCTATTCCCTGGCCGTGATTGCGCTGAAACTCAAGGAGGCCTTCGGGCTGAATGACATCAATGATCTTCCTGTCTCCTACGACATCGCCTGGTATGAGCAAAAGGCCGTCGCTGTACTGCTTGCCTTGTTGTACCTCGGGGTTCACGGAATTCGCCTCGGTCCGACATTGCCGGCATTTCTCTCCCCCAATGTAGTGAAGGTGCTGGTCGAAAAATTCGACATCAAACCGATCGGCACCGTAGAGCAAGACATTGCGGCCATGATGGCAGGCAAATAA
- a CDS encoding Cyclic nucleotide-binding domain protein: MNDFLADSDIYSGSGLSAGIAEDQKPDIFNAGQNQSITPGETLFREGDPAVRCYFVQNGRLKLTKLHQEGKETIVRYINPGEITAAVAVFRGKRYPVTAVAVVPTVVIGWDRNTILRLLSAHPPLAINFLQAAVERLDDVQTRYLELQAERVERRIAHALLRIMRQSGRRMDSGILIDFPLSRQDLADYTGTTPYTVSRTLSRWEKSGWISTGREKVVVTDPHALVIFAENE, from the coding sequence ATGAATGATTTTCTCGCCGATTCAGATATCTATTCAGGCTCTGGTCTTTCTGCCGGAATTGCAGAGGATCAAAAGCCCGACATCTTCAATGCGGGTCAGAATCAGTCGATAACCCCGGGTGAAACGCTTTTTCGAGAAGGGGACCCGGCTGTTCGCTGCTATTTTGTTCAAAACGGACGTCTCAAACTGACAAAGCTTCATCAAGAGGGAAAGGAGACTATTGTCCGGTATATCAACCCTGGCGAGATAACAGCGGCCGTTGCTGTTTTCAGGGGAAAGCGTTATCCGGTGACGGCAGTGGCCGTCGTTCCCACGGTGGTGATAGGTTGGGATCGAAACACCATCCTCAGGCTCTTGTCCGCCCACCCGCCTCTGGCCATCAACTTCTTGCAGGCAGCGGTCGAACGTCTCGATGATGTTCAGACCCGCTATCTGGAACTGCAGGCAGAACGGGTGGAACGACGAATCGCCCATGCCCTTTTACGGATCATGAGGCAATCCGGCCGTCGAATGGATTCCGGCATTCTGATCGACTTTCCTCTCAGCCGTCAGGATTTGGCCGATTATACCGGAACTACACCGTACACCGTGAGCCGCACGCTTAGCCGATGGGAAAAATCGGGTTGGATTTCAACCGGCCGAGAAAAGGTCGTGGTCACGGACCCCCACGCCCTGGTGATATTTGCGGAGAATGAATAG
- a CDS encoding conserved hypothetical protein (Evidence 4 : Unknown function but conserved in other organisms), producing the protein MTLEAGKRVTKWGKGYAWNPVAFVDRPQNPEDPEEALEGYTVLAGDFIRSLAGPLQTLAFTPVLLPVYEDLNDDFGKAGHVNLAAKLYALLWDTDLDLLFFTGASRTTRWGFDFSKNLLPHFEIHGEAAWVKDFPKKSFPAAGQTLSTETDVWNYLFGIRYLTQSELTVILEYYHNGEGVDPDDLENLYASIDDAYDAYQQTGDPALFGPVNQLVGGGFTWRNPLEDYLYLRLIQKEPFDILYFNPACTIITALNDGSFNLIPELSYSPVTNLELRLRSVVPVGGDKTEYGEKQNDWRVEFRLRYFF; encoded by the coding sequence ATGACCCTGGAGGCAGGCAAGCGGGTGACGAAATGGGGCAAGGGATATGCCTGGAACCCGGTCGCCTTCGTAGATCGCCCCCAAAATCCCGAAGACCCCGAAGAAGCACTGGAAGGGTACACTGTTTTGGCCGGTGACTTTATCCGAAGCCTCGCCGGACCGCTCCAGACGCTGGCCTTCACACCGGTGCTCCTCCCAGTATACGAAGACCTGAACGACGACTTCGGCAAGGCCGGCCATGTGAACCTGGCAGCCAAACTCTACGCGCTCCTCTGGGACACGGATCTGGATCTCCTCTTTTTCACGGGTGCCAGCCGCACCACCCGGTGGGGCTTCGACTTCTCCAAGAATCTCCTGCCCCATTTCGAGATCCATGGAGAAGCGGCCTGGGTGAAGGATTTTCCGAAGAAGAGCTTTCCGGCTGCCGGCCAGACCCTGAGCACAGAAACCGATGTCTGGAATTATCTTTTTGGAATCCGGTACCTTACGCAATCAGAGCTGACCGTGATCTTGGAATACTACCACAATGGCGAGGGAGTGGATCCGGACGACCTCGAAAACCTCTACGCCTCGATCGATGACGCCTACGACGCCTATCAACAGACGGGAGACCCCGCCCTCTTCGGCCCTGTCAATCAACTGGTCGGAGGGGGCTTCACCTGGCGCAACCCGCTCGAAGACTACCTCTATCTCCGGCTGATCCAGAAAGAACCCTTCGACATCCTCTACTTCAATCCAGCCTGTACCATCATAACGGCCCTCAACGATGGGAGCTTCAATCTCATCCCCGAACTCAGCTACAGCCCCGTCACCAACCTTGAACTGCGGCTTCGAAGCGTTGTCCCGGTAGGCGGGGACAAAACCGAATACGGTGAAAAGCAGAACGACTGGCGGGTGGAATTCCGACTGCGCTATTTTTTCTGA
- a CDS encoding Uncharacterized ABC transporter ATP-binding protein TM_0352 — translation MELIAGENVSKVYRSGEVSVNALKGVTFSIEKGAFVSIVGPSGSGKTTLLNLIGCLDKPSGGRLLVAGTDVASLGRADSAVFRGSHIGFIFQSFNLIPVLTAYENVEYPLIMVQNVAAAQRREQVQDLLEAVGMSDQQQKRPDQLSGGQKQRVAIARALVTRPELVLADEPTANLDHDTAMGIIRPMKSIREESRTTFVFSTHDLRIIDEAERIYRIEDGRLEGSRAQEGGRGHDESVADRWQEPPPV, via the coding sequence GTGGAACTGATCGCAGGAGAAAACGTCAGCAAGGTGTACCGGAGTGGCGAGGTGTCGGTCAACGCCTTGAAAGGGGTGACCTTTTCCATCGAAAAAGGGGCCTTCGTTTCGATCGTCGGGCCGTCGGGAAGCGGCAAGACAACCCTGCTGAATTTGATCGGGTGCCTGGACAAGCCCTCGGGGGGCCGGCTGCTCGTCGCCGGGACGGATGTGGCGAGCCTCGGCAGGGCGGATTCAGCCGTTTTCAGGGGTTCGCACATCGGCTTCATCTTTCAGAGCTTCAACCTCATCCCGGTGCTGACCGCTTATGAAAACGTGGAATACCCCCTCATCATGGTCCAGAATGTCGCTGCCGCGCAGCGAAGAGAACAGGTGCAGGATCTGCTCGAGGCGGTGGGGATGAGCGATCAGCAGCAGAAACGGCCCGACCAGCTCTCCGGAGGGCAGAAGCAGAGGGTGGCCATCGCCAGGGCCCTCGTAACCCGCCCCGAACTGGTCCTGGCCGACGAACCCACGGCGAACCTAGACCATGACACGGCCATGGGCATCATCCGCCCTATGAAGAGCATTCGCGAGGAATCCCGGACCACTTTTGTCTTTTCGACCCACGATCTTCGCATCATCGACGAGGCCGAGCGCATTTACCGCATCGAGGACGGGCGCCTCGAGGGCAGTCGTGCCCAGGAGGGAGGACGCGGACATGATGAATCTGTGGCGGATCGCTGGCAGGAACCTCCTCCGGTATAA
- a CDS encoding hypothetical protein (Evidence 5 : Unknown function) — protein MVLPAGHEHGDLQVASAQTLDFLDIGQKSSFPDWKLSSTGKSFSDGYYFRDAGCCLSSVRRRP, from the coding sequence TTGGTGCTGCCTGCAGGTCATGAACATGGCGACCTGCAGGTCGCCTCCGCGCAAACGCTTGATTTCCTTGATATTGGCCAGAAATCCTCATTTCCGGATTGGAAACTGAGTTCTACCGGGAAATCATTTTCGGATGGATACTATTTCAGAGACGCAGGTTGTTGCTTGTCAAGTGTTCGGAGAAGGCCCTGA